The Echinicola rosea genome has a segment encoding these proteins:
- a CDS encoding dihydrodipicolinate synthase family protein, which produces MNVPFNGIIAYPITPFDEKERVDITVFKNQVERLVTSGTHGIAPLGSTGVLPYLSDEEKEAVTEATIKQVNKRVPILVGVSCLTTERTIYHAKFAESAGATAVMVIPMSYWKLTDEEIFSHYDAVASKITIPIMAYNNPATAGIDMSPDLLRRLLEIPNVTMVKESTGDVQRMHYLRKEIGEEVAFFNGANPLALAAFAAGANGWCTAAPNLIPELNLGLYAAIRDNDLVRAQGTFYKQLKLLKFIVEKGLPRSIKEGLNLLGEEGGQLRSPLKQLSQMEINELAILMEECGKDIQPTAMV; this is translated from the coding sequence ATGAATGTACCCTTCAATGGCATCATTGCCTATCCAATCACCCCCTTTGATGAGAAGGAAAGAGTGGACATTACAGTATTCAAAAACCAGGTGGAAAGACTTGTAACCAGCGGTACTCATGGAATAGCACCTTTGGGGAGTACCGGGGTACTTCCCTATCTATCAGATGAGGAAAAAGAGGCAGTTACCGAAGCAACCATCAAACAGGTCAATAAACGTGTCCCGATTCTCGTGGGTGTTTCCTGCCTTACCACTGAACGTACTATTTATCATGCCAAGTTTGCGGAATCGGCGGGAGCTACTGCGGTCATGGTCATACCAATGAGCTATTGGAAACTGACCGATGAGGAGATATTCAGCCATTATGATGCTGTGGCAAGTAAAATAACCATCCCGATCATGGCCTATAACAACCCTGCCACAGCTGGGATTGATATGTCCCCAGATCTACTCAGGCGACTTTTGGAAATTCCAAATGTAACGATGGTCAAGGAAAGTACAGGGGATGTCCAGCGAATGCACTATTTGAGGAAAGAAATCGGAGAAGAGGTGGCATTCTTTAACGGGGCCAACCCCTTGGCGCTGGCGGCATTTGCGGCAGGGGCAAATGGATGGTGTACAGCTGCACCCAATTTGATCCCCGAATTAAACCTCGGGTTGTACGCAGCAATCCGGGACAACGACCTGGTCAGGGCCCAAGGGACTTTTTACAAACAGCTAAAGCTGCTAAAGTTTATTGTGGAGAAAGGATTGCCCAGGAGCATCAAGGAAGGGTTGAACTTACTTGGTGAGGAAGGTGGCCAGTTAAGGTCTCCCCTGAAACAATTGTCCCAAATGGAAATCAACGAGTTGGCCATATTGATGGAGGAATGTGGAAAGGACATACAACCTACTGCTATGGTTTAA